One Nicotiana sylvestris chromosome 12, ASM39365v2, whole genome shotgun sequence genomic window carries:
- the LOC138883048 gene encoding uncharacterized protein produces MVFTISNLSKLEFVALDISGKNYLLWVLNAEIHLAAKGLGNTITQGNEASSQDKTKAMIFLRHHLDEGLKVEYLIVKDPLELWTGLKERYDHLKATVLPRARYEWMHLRLQDFKTVSEYNSAVFRITSQLKLCGEVMNDEDLLEKTLTTFHASNMVLQQQYHERGFKKYSELISCLLVAEQHNTLLLKNHEARPTGSAPIPEANMAARCDKSGKRQNNNHGHMNVRGYDNVKRRYDSRHRVGHGKRENNMGSQNNPSKGKSGNCHRCGMKGHWKIECRAPEHFVRIYQNSIKRKANNVGASSANALVESHLTFKNDFEAGPSNKNDDNAEANLALKDDDFQGLDDLTHLEVEDFFGDQN; encoded by the exons ATGG TTTTTACTATATCAAATTTGTCAAAGCTTgagtttgtggcacttgacatttCTGGAAAGAATTACCTATTATGGGTTCTCAATGCTGAGATTCACTTAGCCGCTAAAGGCCTTGGTAACACCATTACTCAGGGTAATGAGGCATCAAGCCAGGACAAgacgaaggccatgattttccttcgtcatcatttgGATGAAGGTTTGAAGGTTGAATATTTAATAgtgaaagatccacttgaattgtgGACTGGCCTGAAGGAAAGGTATGATCACCTTAAGGCTACAGTATTGCCAAGGGCTCGATATGAGTGGATGCACTTACGATTGCAAGattttaaaaccgtaagtgagtataactcTGCTGTATTTCGAATAacttcccaattgaaattatgtggggAAGTTATGAATGATGAGGATTTGCTGGAAAAAACTCTTACTACTTTCCATGCCTCAAATATGGTATTACAACAGCAATACCATGAAAGGggttttaaaaagtattctgaattgATCTCATGCCTTCTGGTGGCTGAGCAACATAACACCCTTTTactgaaaaatcatgaagctcgtCCCACAGGGTCAGCTCCGATTCCTGAAGCAAATATGGCAGCTAGATGTGATAAGTCTGGAAAAAGACAGAATAATAATCATGGCCATATGAATGTACGTGGGTATGACAATGTTAAGAGACGATATGATAGTCGTCATCGTGTTGGTCATGGAAAACGAGAGAACAATATGGGTTCTCAAAACAATCCTTCAAAAGGCAAAAGTGGTAACTGCCATCGCTGTGGCATGAAAGGTCATTGGAAAATTGAATGTCGTGCACCTGAGCATTTTGTCAGGATTTATCAAAACTCCATCAAAAGAAAGGCAAATAATGTTGGAGCATCTTCTGCTAATGCCCTAGTGGAGTCACACTTGACCTTTAAAAATGATTTTGAGGCAGGgccttcaaacaaaaatgatgaCAATGCCGAGGCAAATCTTGCTTTGAAAGATGatgattttcaaggcctcgatgATCTTACTCATTTGGAAGTTGAAGATTTCTTTGGAGATCAAAACTAA